The genome window AAATATATGCTCTGGTTTTATATAAGTCACCCCTGGAATTCCAATCGTACGGAATGGGTGAAAGCTAATTAGGTTCATCTTGTTGATGTTTCCTTCCTAATATCATCATTTTCTAACAAAATCACAGATTTTCCAAACGAAAAACCCCACTGCTTTAGCTGCGGGAGTGGTCAGTATAAAAATTATATGAAGGAAACAGTCAAAAATCAATAAAAATATTTCATGCCATTTCCATAACTTAATGAGAGTTCACAGAGTAAAAGTCACAGTATTGTAATGATTTTTGACAAACTATTCTAGTTACCTTATGGTAGAATAATATTGCATCATCAGCTTGGCACCTTACTGACAAAAAGGGGGCTTTTTTACAAATGAAGTCCAAAAAACAACTTATGCAAGAAATTGAAATCCTACGGAGAAAAATGATGAATACGGCTGTTCAAGAAGGTTTAACAAGTACACAAGCCCTTGATTTGAGTCGGAAATTAGACCGTTTGCTAAACCGTTATGAAGAAAAAAAACAGTAATCTTGAGACTACCAAAGTTAGAGAGAGA of Bacillaceae bacterium S4-13-56 contains these proteins:
- a CDS encoding aspartyl-phosphate phosphatase Spo0E family protein, with translation MKSKKQLMQEIEILRRKMMNTAVQEGLTSTQALDLSRKLDRLLNRYEEKKQ